In a genomic window of Vigna angularis cultivar LongXiaoDou No.4 chromosome 6, ASM1680809v1, whole genome shotgun sequence:
- the LOC108342147 gene encoding uncharacterized protein LOC108342147, translating into MMPEQWVSPCGNQCTNKYSALTQIPWRVFCKKGCSSEEETWDECLEYCNLMCYKDPVLKDQQWSAYIDRSPGAASYSAECFHACVSGCGYKFDVKKEKVDEVTPNGRPKPAPVEKPRPQPEEPIDMSEDILGTSA; encoded by the exons atgatgCCGGAACAGTGGGTGTCTCCATGCGGAAATCAATGCACCAACAAATACTCTGCACTCACCCAAATTCCAT GGCGAGTTTTCTGCAAGAAGGGGTGCAGTTCAGAGGAAGAGACATGGGACGAAT GTTTGGAATATTGCAATCTAATGTGTTACAAGGATCCTGTACTGAAGGACCAACAGTGGAGTGCTTATATTGATCGTTCCCCTGGTGCTGCTAGTTATTCAGcg GAATGTTTTCATGCTTGTGTATCTGGTTGCGGTTACAAG TTTGACGtgaaaaaagagaaagttgatgaagttaCTCCTAACGGGCGTCCAAAGCCTGCCCCAGTTGAGAAGCCGAGGCCACAACCCGAAGAACCAATTGACATGTCTGAGGACATCCTTGGTACTTCTGCATAG
- the LOC108341878 gene encoding sphingolipid delta(4)-desaturase DES1-like, which translates to MRCSSIYSQREKEISKREREKEGEKKMGKGDDQEGVVAGGFFWSYTDEPHASRRRQILSKYPQIKQLFGPDYSAFFKISGVVLLQLATGVLLKDAGWVKICLVAYFFGSFLNHNLFLAIHELSHNLAFSSPSLNRWLGIFANLPIGVPMSVTFQKYHLEHHRFQGVDGVDMDIPSLTEVHLVKNVVAKTIWVFLQLFFYALRPLFLKPKPPGCWEFVNFSVQIGLDVSMVYFFGWKSLAYLILSTFLGGGMHPMAGHFISEHYVFNPDQETYSYYGPLNYLTWHVGYHNEHHDFPRIPGNKLHLVKEIAPEFYDSLSCYRSWSQVIYMYIMDRTIGPFSRMKRKSSKAQ; encoded by the exons ATGCGTTGTTCTTCCATCTACAGtcagagagaaaaagagatatcaaagagagagagagagaaagagggtgaaaaaaaaatgggtaAAGGAGATGATCAAGAAGGTGTCGTAGCCGGGGGCTTCTTCTGGTCCTACACCGACGAACCCCATGCCTCACGACGTCGTCAGATCCTCTCCAAATACCCTCAAATCAAGCAACTCTTTGGCCCCGACTACTCCGCTTTCTTCAAG ATTAGTGGAGTTGTTTTGCTTCAGCTTGCTACCGGTGTTTTGCTTAAAGATGCTGGGTGGGTGAAGATATGTTTAGTAGCATACTTTTTTGGGTCATTTCTGAACCACAATCTGTTTTTGGCTATCCATGAGCTGAGTCACAACCTGGCCTTCTCATCTCCATCCTTGAACCGTTGGTTAGGGATATTTGCGAACCTCCCTATAGGTGTTCCCATGTCTGTTACTTTCCAGAAGTATCACTTGGAGCACCACCGGTTCCAAGGTGTAGATGGTGTTGACATGGATATCCCTAGTCTTACCGAAGTTCATCTTGTGAAAAACGTTGTTGCAAAAACCATTTGGGTGTTTTTACAGctattcttttatgcacttagACCTCTCTTTCTTAAGCCAAAGCCTCCTGGCTGTTGGGAGTTCGTGAACTTCTCTGTTCAGATTGGACTTGATGTCTCAATGGTTTACTTTTTTGGCTGGAAATCGCTTGCTTATTTGATTCTTTCTACATTTCTTGGTGGTGGGATGCATCCAATGGCTGGCCACTTCATTTCAGAGCATTATGTGTTCAATCCTGATCAGGAAACATATTCTTACTATGGACCTCTGAATTACCTCACTTGGCATGTGGGCTACCACAATGAACACCATGATTTCCCAAGAATTCCTGGAAACAAGCTTCATCTGGTGAAGGAGATTGCTCCAGAGTTTTATGATAGCTTATCATGCTACAGATCTTGGAGCCAGGTCATTTACATGTACATCATGGATCGAACAATTGGACCTTTTAGCAGAATGAAGAGAAAGTCCAGTAAAGCTCAATAG